The DNA region ctggtcgtggccgccgggcggctagccccgtgctggccgtggccgccggcggctagcgcccgtgctggccgtggccgccgggcggctagccccgtgctggccgtggccgccggcggctagcgcccgtgctggccgtggccgccgggcggctagccccgtgctggccgtggccgccggcggctagcgcccgtgctggccgtggccgccgggcggctagccccgtgctggccgtggccgccggcggctagcgcccgtgctggccatgaccGCCGGGCgactagccccgtgctggctcgggtcttcggataacgatcttcggtacacgaatcccagtccccggcagtctgaagtttgtactttgagtttttctcaagtcctcgcaggacgaatcatcgagattccgtgtacgaaactccagtccttactccaatcaaagaccgtcggaaacacttcggaaactcgtaaggtatcaaccggaaggaagatcttaaattcttcgtacgaaacagcgatggttatcttaagacaccactcgtctcaactctacgaatgaatgaagaacttccggagagatcgtagaaaaccacggaagtcctggaaacggcccgaaagggactaaacacgatcggacagtccgtttacgattatctgagatagatacgacgatttacgtttatctttgcatagcgagataaatgctaaatttctggaaggataaatgtcaagtttcccgaagataaatgtcaagtttcccgatgaaagccgacgaaaatggaaagaagcccgccttgcggcccaggaggagaatagaccgtcataagaaggagtatataaaggagctttgggagaggaagaaaggcagagcgaaaatcattaagagagagagaaatccgagattggagacctagaaagctcctgttaggttaagaacttagaatttaggcggtagactagcaaggtaggacctagaacgtccggccgcctctcgttctattttcatcttgtccgcaggctcctgtctctctcggaaggatctaacaatccttttacttagagttccgctcatagaaaccctaggcgttattctcgacacgcccgtttctatgacaaacgctcgtactagacgaactccgccaggcagttcgatctcttgttcaaatctttccaactgaactacgtccgacttgatcctcgaaaggggtacgtaggcagcctttctcaaggtccagtcccaactcttaacaaaacccttgttgtacttagagttccgcacatagaaaccctaggcattattctcgacatgcccgtttctatgactaacgctcgtactagacgaactccgccaggcagttcgatctcttgttcaaacaactccaactgaactacgtccgacttgatcctcgaaaggggtacgtaggcagccttccttaaggtccagtctcaaatcttaataaaacatttccgcatttatttgatcacttgttgttggttgtcgcagagaatccggaccttcagggaaagttaggtttacttagctttcctccgatttacttacttaaaatcgacagtgcgaatttcggttcccacagtttggcgctagaaggagggtgggtcggattctcttactcaaaaacctacgattggtaacaacagcacggccacatcacctgtccacaacatcgtgtcattcggggatagagcaacggctggtcaagccaaacctcacaacgaactcctcgttatcagactaacgatccaggacatcgacgtagcgagaatattggtcgacaccggatgctcgacaaatattatatataaaaacaccctcgagaggatgggaatcgacctaaacgctatcacggacgatcccaatccgataatcggactctcaggaaacatcactatgaccctcggctcggtcgatctctcggtcagcagcatataacgcgatcgtcgggactccgtggttaaattccatgcgagagatcccctcgactttccatctgtgcctcaaatttccaacCCTCTACggagtggaaacaatacaaggagatcgtaaagcgccgcaagtctgcttggccactgggttaaaacggaaaaactccgagcccgaaattaaaccaaaaaagcaagcaacccacgaaccagcatcgcaggaccctccagaaatcttctggcaaacgcaaagagctgaggtcctagaagggaaacgtgagcccacttgcgaaccggtaatttcggtctgcctcgacgagactaacccagagcggtgcgtggagattggagccaatctccgcgatccgtcgaaagcagaactcatcgcgtgtctcaagaagaaccttaacacgttcgcttggactgcggaagatatgccgggaatcgacatcaacataacgaacacgaacactcaggaaccgagcagccgaccccggcctcggccgtagccgccgggcggctagtgcccgtgctggccgtggccgccgggaggctagccccgtgctggctgtggccgccggcggctagcgcccgtgctggccatggccgccgggcggctagccccgtgccggccgtggccgctggcggctagcacccgtgctggccgtggccgccgggcggctagccccgtgctggccgtagccgccggcgacTAGCgtctgtgctggccgtggccgccgggcggctagccccgtgctggctcgggtcttcggacaacaatctctggtacacaagtcccaggccccggccgtcagaaatctgtacttcgagtctttcccaaagtcctcgcaggacaaatcattgagattccgcgtacgaaactccggttcttactccaagcTAAGACCGTCGggaacacttcggaaactcgtaagatatcaacgggaaggaagatcttaaattcttcgtacgaaacagcgatggttatcttaagacaccactcatctcaactctatgaacgaatgaagaacttccaaagaaatcgtagaaaacaacggaagtcctagagacggcccgaaagggaccaaacgtgatcggacagtccgtttacgattatctaagatagacacgacgatttacatttatctttacgtaacaagataaatgctaagtttcccgaagattaatgtcaagtttcccgataagtaTGGAGGCCAACgaaaatcagcgtttctaatgctaaaattcgataacattttacggaacacctttcgtaaaataaattctcgaaaaatatttcacgagacagcttttgcatgattaaactcgacaacattttacaaaacagtttccgtaaaattaactcgacaacattttgtgaaaaaactctcagctcaacaatattttacgaaacatcattcgtaaagtataacaagatcgtaagcttcttgacctgaccagttcgctcatagcttgacgaaacaagaagccccactcaagtgacatcttgccattcgttttcacttgtctacccaccttagccttcttcgagtttcgcctacttctcctccctttgcttcaacgattctgcaacgattctgcactgctccttcatgtttcatcaaaaatcgattctcgattcagtatcggacttttcgaagacctttgacgatgaaacggtagaagacaaagaggaacggacatgaggcaatctcgagtaatcaatgagactacgGTACgcccgacttagaaaattttatcaaggtttaattttttcgtaggaaaggaatgggaacgtcttgtaaactgccgtaaaatttagggaacttagaacctaggtggatagtctagcaagataagtcttaggcattttctccagtttcgttctattgtttcttgactgtctaggcagaacgcgcaaaccgatctaatctctcgaaaaaccgagaaacgatcaccgcgcatccttggcatactctttccgcttccgtgagactaatggcacgacggtgagctacaaaattaacgaaataaccttcggtaaaacttcatgagtaacccgaagcaactttcgaaATCAAAGCGGAAACATTTCCCGTGTAAACCACGGAAACAGTGCTACTTTGACTATCTGCGATTTTCTATTTCCATGAAACCAGTCATCGATtactgaaacctaaagtggaaaatcatttcaaaaagccatcacccgtaacttggaaaactccgctAAGATTTGCATGTCTATCTCAACGAACGCTATTCGGCCCTCGCCAACTACGCCTTTCCAAAAAGCCCGAACCTGAATTCGGCATCACCATGACCTTAATACGAAAGGATCGCGGTCTGATCGTTTACCAACTCCTTGGTTAAACGGCTGAACACAGCCTTCACGCCAAGACAAAACAGCTGAACGATCGCCGCTCCAATCACTTAAGGGCCAAACGATAATCATCGATTTGTCATAAAATGCCAAGTGACCATTACGCAAGCAACTCTGTCGCATAGCCCAAAAGCGGAAATCATGCGATAAATTTCTTGTAGTAAAATCAGTCCTAACAGCCATTCGGTTAacggaaaaatttgaacttaacatcgacTGATTAATTTCAATACGCCCcgtaaacaaagcatgaaaagaaacactcgtaacaaagctccaagagttatacgagtcccggaaggccaacacttcgcgaagcaaagcgaaggtagacacttctccctgggtcaaatatacgcgacccctggtcctaattcctcgatcaaaattttataacttgcgcgtccaaactgaaacaacagtttctgactacggacattcgcaaaacatctccaagcccgcgaacatttgaaatgcggcacaagggaaaattaactcgtacacgtttgaaatgtgtatgcttgtATAAACCCACGTTTTTTGAAAAAAccggattttcgaaactctttgcaaacagaaaccgaattttcgaaactcttcacaaacaaactcgccaattgctaaacggctgcgacaatggatccagtatccataaaaagattatcacatccagacacatgtctctcatcgcttacacctaaaatcgcttgctaaaaagtagcatacgaaccaagcgacaaaatcacaatccgaagtgactactcggattctatccttaacacttgacgaaagtataaatcacatcataagcgaaagcccataatcctcttatggcatgagaaaaataaaatcgcagcactgcgagacgtcgcttcgtgctcggataaacatttttcgataacaaattcatacgccttcaaaacggcatcatttcgttgttgctgatcacaacaaacgaactctaacgtcctaaacagacaagccacctaaagggtaggctctttacatccgacaaggatcccatagcgcgctatacaaaaaatccaaatttggttcagcacttcgtaaaggaagtagctcgattcgtgcccagacaaatcatataagccgataccacttcgcggattttaaaacggtacgaatcaggttaaaatcacaaacaggcaaaacgaaagccgatttgtcatcgcacagcctcagtctgagagtaaacctaggtcttgccctaaacccagccttgctggtatcttaacatctcatagacaaagcgtcaacgacgcgagatcccaaaacttgtctcttcactcaagtctgaacgttttcacgaattttcgcgtaaatcgtaaaccgcaggaaaatctcgctttgtacaaactacggatacggtgatcgtcagggaggcaggaatgagacgacaactcacaccctgcccctctaacttcgacaaacagaagttctaaacgcaaaatattttataaatgcataccgcgagttcaatacaacgccctaaaaagggcagggactcaaagccagcaacggccagtcccgaaatcatacataatggccaaccaacggccgaaatgtaatcaaaataaaaatctctaaagggattgataaacctagacgctccccggagcatcaccttcatcctcaaaactcacccaaagtaggaacggtctcaccgtcgcctccattggtcgcaccaccactgcatgtctcatatgcgccggcttcgcgatccttgactgcgtggtcctggtcctcctaaccctccgaatgcaggacaaggtgcacacggatttcagaccagcaagaatcgagtcgaagttgagcaacgaactcacggtcttcccgacgtcacgttcaagatcgccaatcaaaggtgatgtggatttccgcaatgaaatactcttagccaaaaatttcgattttcaactcataatcttccgcccgcaagatcgctcccgcatcttgcatgctggggggctaactgttggggtcaaaaatggttatctcgaaatcaacggctaagtctatttgtcatacgaaagtataaggaagaaacgggaagtgatctaagtttggataggccgaacgacaaggaatccgccttaaaacttcaaagagcccgttctctcaaaccgtgaggacccagaaaacgatcaacatatcaaatcgaagccctcgtcgagacgcacgtgctggtcgtagccgccggcggctagcccccgtgctggccgtggccgccggcggctagcgcccgtgctggccgtggccgccgggcggctagccccgtgctggccgtggccgccggcggctagcgcccgtgctggtcgtggccgccgggcggctagccccgtgctggccgtggccgccggcggctagcgcccgtgctggccgtggccgccgggcggctagccccgtgctggccgtggccgccggcggctagcgcccgtgctggccgtggccgccgggcggctagccccgtgctggccgtggccgccggcggctagcgcccgtgctggccgtggccgccgggcggctagccccgtgctggccgtggccgccgccgctagcgcccgtgctggccatgaccGCCGGGCgactagccccgtgctggctcgggtcttcggataacgatcttcggtacacgaatcccagtccccggcagtctgaagtttgtactttgagtttttctcaagtcctcgcaggacgaatcatcgagattccgtgtacgaaactccagtccttactccaatcaaagaccgtcggaaacacttcggaaactcgtaaggtatcaaccggaaggaagatcttaaattcttcgtacgaaacagcgatggttatcttaagacaccactcgtctcaactctacgaatgaatgaagaacttccggagagatcgtagaaaaccacggaagtcctggaaacggcccgaaagggactaaacacgatcggacagtccgtttacgattatctgagatagatacgacgatttacgtttatctttgcatagcgagataaatgctaaatttctggaaggataaatgtcaagtttcccgaagataaatgtcaagtttcccgatgaaagccgacgaaaatggaaagaagcccgccttgcggcccaggaggagaatagaccgtcataagaaggagtatataaaggagctttgggagaggaagaaaggcagagcgaaaatcattaagagagagagaaatccgagattggagacctagaaagctcctgttaggttaagaacttagaatttaggcggtagactagcaaggtaggacctagaacgtccggccgcctctcgttctattttcatcttgtccgcaggctcctgtctctctcggaaggatctaacaatccttttacttagagttccgctcatagaaaccctaggcgttattctcgacacgcccgtttctatgacaaacgctcgtactagacgaactccgccaggcagttcgatctcttgttcaaatctttccaactgaactacgtccgacttgatcctcgaaaggggtacgtaggcagcctttctcaaggtccagtcccaactcttaacaaaacccttgttgtacttagagttccgcacatagaaaccctaggcattattctcgacatgcccgtttctatgactaacgctcgtactagacgaactccgccaggcagttcgatctcttgttcaaacaactccaactgaactacgtccgacttgatcctcgaaaggggtacgtaggcagccttccttaaggtccagtctcaaatcttaataaaacatttccgcatttatttgatcacttgtcgttggttgtcgcagagaatccggaccttcagggaaagttaggtttacttagctttcctccgatttacttacttaaaatcgacagtgcgaattttggttcccacatTGCGGATTCCTCAACAatcggagaagatctcggagatcagttaaAGATAATCAagagaagtccaaggctatttaaagagaagagCGAGGACTAAAGAGGGGGGTCCGATTCAACACATATTCGACTCCTATTCATTTTCACGATCATACACCCAAACTCTAAAACATTTACCATCTTTGTAATCATTCTGATATACATtctttgtaaccattctttaccaaaatcatcaatacaaaatcatcattcattctacaagttcttacgggattcatcccacgttatctttccttTTAACCTTAACATGATCTAAAAACCAGGTAGTGAGTTTAGACCCTCACACTAGACGCCGAAGACCATATCTCACACcttcaacaagccttcacccctctcaggaggtacaacatgaagctgaacccttcaaagtgctcattcggagtaagctctggaaagttcctagggtacatagtcacccacaggggcattAAAGCAAATCCAGAGCAGGTGAGAGCGATTcaggtgataccttcccctTGCAACGTTAAGGAGGTGCAAAGATTGACAGGAAGGATGACCACCTTGAGCAGATTCATCTCCAGGCTATCCGACAAGTCGCACGCTTTCTTCGAAACCCTAaaggaccccaaggacttccaaAAGACCGAGAAATGTGAGCAAGCCCTGTCCGATCTAaaggcctatctcactactccacctaTCCTCTCAAAACCCTTGGAAGGAGAGGTCCTGTTGCTCTATCTGGCGGTATCGGAACACGCAGTCAGTGCGGTCCTAGTAAGGCaagaaggaagaaaacaacatcctatctactacgtgagcaaatctttactagacgcggagacccgctatagtcacctCGAGAAGCTGGCCCTTGCTCTAGTCAATGCTGCCCGAAATCTGCGTCCCTACTTCGaggctcatcaaatcgtggTAGTCACATCCTTCCCTATCAAGGCAGTTCTGCATAAGCCAGAAGTTTCTGGACGTCTAGCAAAATGGGCTATAGAGCTGGGGGAATACGATGTGATCTTCCGGCCCGCAACAGCcatcaaatcgcaagtcctAGCGGATTTCGTAGCTGAATTCTCTTctgccatgcttccagccctggaacaagaggtaaagcttcgtGATAGCGAAGGGGAGAAAGGTGAATGGATACTGTACGTCGATGGGTCTAGTAACATAAGGGGCGCATGCGTGGGACTGGTCCTAACTTCCCCCACGGcggaatcagcctcaagggccgtacgttgcaacttcaaagcaacgaacaacgaAGCTGAGTATGAAGCTCTAATAGCAGGGCTGACACTCGCCAAACGAGACATCCAGGTCTTCAGGTGGAAGATATCCAGGTCTTCAGCAACTCACAATTGATCATAAGATAAGTCCAAGGAGACTATCAGGCGAAAGATCCGAGTATGGTCGGGTACCTATCTGTGGCTAAGCGACTACTCGACAGGTTCCGACATTGTAAGCTCACCCAGATTCCTAGGGAGCACAACTCCCAGGCTGACGCCCTAGCTAACCTAGGGTCTGCCCTAGAGACTACaagtcatatgagcatcccaTTACTGGTACTCCAATGGCCCGCGACCGAAAAGAAGACGAAACCTGAAGAAATATCTGtggtagacgaaggagagacctggatgacgCCCATAATCAACTACCTAAGGTATGACACCTTGCCTGAAGATCAAGACGAAAGTCAGAAGATAAGGCGCCAAGCTGCAAGGTATTGCTTTTCCGAGGGGAAACTATACCGAAGATCCTTTTCAGGACCCTATCTACGATGtcttacccctagagaagccgccaggataTTAGAAGAGCTGCATGAAGGAGAATGTGGTTCCCACTCTAGTGGTCGGAGCCTGGTACTCAGAGCTAGAAGAGCAGGATACTATtggccaaccatggcgagggactccctcaaacaagcAAAGCTCTGCAGTcaatgccagaagcacgcgCCAATCCccaaccttccaccagagaacctcaaatctcTAAGTTCTCCTTAGCCCTTCCGAAAATtgggcatggacatcgtaggaaaGTTCCCTATGGCACCGGGGCAAAAGATTTTCCTCCTAGTCGTGACAGACTATTTCACCAAATGGGTGGAGGCcgaagcactagccaagataacggataTCCAAATCAGGAAATTCCTATGGACTAACGTGATCATACGTTTCGGAACTTCCCATGAGATcgtcacagacaacggaccACAGTTCACAAGCTATAACTTCCGAAAGTTCTGCAAGGACTAGAACATCAAGCTCTCATACTCAGCACCACGACACCCTCAATCTAATGGCCAAGCAGAATTCACTAACAAGACAGTGGTGaacatgctcaagaagcgcctagaagacGCCCATGGACGATGGGTAGAAGAACTACACGGAGTACTCTAGGCCTATCGGACAACCCTGAAGACGGCTACCCAAGAGACTCCTTTCTCCCTTGTCTAAGGTGCTGATGCGGCGATACCCAcagaggtgcacgtaaggaccacggtctctgaattcctctcccaggaggagaacaacgagctaatgtccctgagtctagacctactcgacAAAAAAAGGgaggcggcccgccttagaaatgcatcctaccagttgaaagtcGCCAAGAGCTACAATAAaaaggtcagatccagaaccttccagaaaggggattgggtcctaaggcgagtctgtgaccacacaagggacaaatcagccggaaaactcgctcctggatgggaaggtccctataaggtaatagaggtgcaaggggtaggagcctataagctggaagacagcgacggcaaggtccaacccaactgctggaatgccttgcacctcaaattctatcacttctaGAGTAAGATCCCCGGGTCAAGCtctatatactactactattattatgatatatttaagtacactggtatcctactcctatgtatgcgataacgtctccggactaagcttataaaatacattattagttacggctaaaggggttataggaactcTACTGTAGTTAAAGGTAcatactagctaggtcaggtCTTAAGGAATCTTAGACCTCAGCAAACCTATATAcactagtgagactactcacatgggtaTACGACATATAAGCAACAagtctgatcaaccctattacattgtaTGCATctcgggccctgcgtaaaggctataagtccAAGAATTAAgtggggaccaccgtactagtgctacccaaatCCTGTGTTAAAGAcgtgatatcactcaaattatcctaacaagtgatcttactctctcaaataagaggttcgattgtagtacttagggatcgaatccacagagagctagggcgcacactaaactatagatattaagatttaactaggcaaacagttataaagcagtaaatatgaatgtaatgaaagcaaagtgaacaaggcagttgCTCTTATTTAATcaagagttgtttgatggaatattggtagctagatctagggtttctattcaggttggGATTATAATGAAATAGatactaaaatatgatattatagaactcaactataagaataacatatcaactctcgttgtataggttatctattaatagatccaatgatctcacctgtcgggatgatcaattagaaagtgtcgatcgatgactctataggagtatcgatcgatacacctttcgctccgtcgatcgattcacctgtcgggatatcgatcgacgcgcttctagtaggcttaatgcgtgggttgaatatatgttcgctagggtttctaaaccagctctcgctgttatctagcaatcctagatcagagaagacaagtcagataagagaccaagctctcgcttgtgc from Raphanus sativus cultivar WK10039 chromosome 8, ASM80110v3, whole genome shotgun sequence includes:
- the LOC130499027 gene encoding uncharacterized protein LOC130499027, which gives rise to MTTLSRFISRLSDKSHAFFETLKDPKDFQKTEKCEQALSDLKAYLTTPPILSKPLEGEVLLLYLAVSEHAVNAETRYSHLEKLALALVNAARNLRPYFEAHQIVVVTSFPIKAVLHKPEVSGRLAKWAIELGEYDVIFRPATAIKSQVLADFVAEFSSAMLPALEQEVKLRDSEGEKGEWILYVDGSSNIRGACVGLVLTSPTAESASRAAKDPSMVGYLSVAKRLLDRFRHCKLTQIPREHNSQADALANLGSALETTSHMSIPLLVLQWPATEKKTKPEEISVVDEGETWMTPIINYLRYDTLPEDQDESQKIRRQAARYCFSEGKLYRRSFSGPYLRCLTPREAARILEELHEGECGSHSSGRSLVLRARRAGYYWPTMARDSLKQAKLCSQCQKHAPIPNLPPENLKSLSSP